A stretch of Besnoitia besnoiti strain Bb-Ger1 chromosome III, whole genome shotgun sequence DNA encodes these proteins:
- a CDS encoding AP2 domain transcription factor AP2IV-4 (encoded by transcript BESB_044840) — MATPPTTTEARPAKRRCVPLPQDHPILLGGEGAGKVFQHESFASFSRELCIQQELASVGSGAVGGDLSAAALLKIVQSQNAGGVSNAVLRSLFPSLHQNSSGDWRANVSASTPALSSSTAPVSSSVPGVAGQGAAYGQPSTVGDLIPGGDREHFVSASQRTTLEGSPLLPPWGAAARAAAESAEAPAGSTLPAGSSAPPSTSSLCSTSEVLALAQTALRAMSGGFRAASPQAEESPAPAAGASPQGLSRQSFLQALLLSSAPVGSAAPSLSSVCTASAPASVSRNAGAAHLERMLQQAAAADKSSVVGAPFGGFSQPSTPRRDVLRNSSLFSDATGLSAEDANRGLSTQGTSTSSMTDHGSAGDTTAAGKDEELHAKLGSGTRQEQSSMDSVGLLGLLAALQSSQSSRNRESPSLSHPLLSSTLMGSMPPAAFATSSPSSQCLSSPPSSSCSLMKADPLFSDVLKSAPEATAAQAAAGLSASTLAAFIQRNNAVSGLAGTDFLSQLQGRGFRQAFSSPEASVLPSSLLAVGAEPLRSDGGSGAAAKHPSAPFLQSALRLPSPHQALLETLLASSYASSASTSLPRSDCGEHLISLAPSAVGCLPSASHSGANLGQTRKTGTRVNRQGAGLQNGSGRVRRGRNTQGAGLPQHQTSTDSVVSSSASSTHAGELSSSSHPLDLLRLGSLISGAVKRDMSVQSDETVTVVGEASQRSSSLSRGLTQESLLQLSDGSNSSRESGTPALGPSKAATASSFASESMAALDEDAVVAGALPAPRAHTSSFTPSKPRESRRGGAHGSNAPPPVPLRAEVSLGGNRPHYHVAKQEWRVRYYMNGKRKMRTYSAKFYGYDTAHNMAEDFAHYVDKHEALPDSMMMAAMMLQAQANAAAASGQTVPLSRAVKASAGMTAAAAVQISAAAKNESDSGVEGSASVCDAFDVRPESSEGGEHGAVEQHCLASSACLSSLPDLSSAEATGLAPERVEGEEVVAEASWFQGARKTPSPSDEILCPSAPSADEGGEPEGSGDAIWALQDAAPDQGENGLSGCRVRRADTGSEGEMRKAKDDSVEGKGDLGSGCATERRLSRGKPGAESSLREGQEDMGVTAPSSFQSLSSSRSASLDPLALPRPGDVDTQGLPSAFTGSSACGSLSLASEGAALPSDESTSELPLHSSQHGIQGSASDPSLLSQDACPSTPFPLTNAHRGQNESISLPGDDDADPLLSHHGCLTPEFKDEGEHSRRRSPLCESSNGESSPAQDNPLPTVSFHAPGGSLRHEAATPQKTDTLLADEVEGKTTSVAATAVAATAVSHQIFDTITLFGEFLREFARDKVVQFDEHGFDATPHKPTAVSLRLTGELAQSGSTGLASPRLNSQGCAKGEAGSDGASLPAGGSGLVANEAQFALARDLFPADALECAGETKPRLSSPELLVLSHSLVNLTSSTYVLMHTLKSSLTKSTDQVQLHQSLLERSGEQLEQTAKADGSEDSEGREKPRYPTLSEQVASADLTVTPETRPPLSGLPSFESEELAASSSDAKEEDDMGDSEAASRGSSARDPGLMDVNEAPTRESASSEAAKSGDSESAQVQAARERQGEGDRKKPSVIATALSLLETHQHLASTISQLRGPVSQQLRFILHIAAPQLLPCALPPLASPRDTCDEEGEAPPTSADQQLEDVEGSLAVDEMPSSCGDGDTCKAKRPREDDGAVSRGETQTQGVDHRTSPRASRVLQDEAALERLLLEPFEETQSCSCADKPCPCDRQQVADMVYLLYAIPARQQASRVCPAWEGDSAAAEKDVALRLDTGREEPKAGETLGTMSLPGESCEESRGQLLVRSPDGETAGEASAPVSALRAEGQSAGRRSFSSSSLLAAGRAIASFSSSLAGVPVAGSGGSDGNGCLHLGDLSSVGLLSLSYPAMLAFILPLQSLLHTVSGMILSLHKKLIHRFICAHLQLLLSEDRALDASRERKRRHQMQEEKARKKTNVCSPEGGNSAVVDVAQARTDEAERVEHSFAAPDATSLAQNASGQLPPSALGVSHVKAVPELLSLNYLTEEASARKQGTAPSRGAAAALEDEEGPQKSDEETTSLLLSTTQAPHPGASASFLDGGDGALSPRPSLASEPSALGLQELEQEKAKAFSGLFPPFTSSVSPLAPGREA; from the exons ATGGCTACTCCTCCAACTACCACCGAGGCCAGACCCGCCAAGCGGCGGTGCGTCCCTCTGCCTCAGGATCATCCCATTCTTTTAGGAGGGGAAGGCGCGGGAAAGGTTTTCCAACATGAATCCTTCGCTTCATTTTCTCGTGAACTGTGTATTCAGCAGGAGCTGGCGTCCGTTGGCTCTGGAGCTGTGGGGGGTgacctctctgcggcggcgctgctgaaaATCGTCCAGTCCCAGAACGCCGGAGGAGTTTCGAACGCCGTCCTGCGGAGTCTTTTTCCGTCACTGCATCAGAATTCATCGGGAGACTGGCGTGCAAACGTCTCTGCTTCGACTCCTGCTCTCTCGTCCTCCACCGCACCTGTGTCTTCGTCTGTCCCGGGTGTCGCCGGGCAAGGGGCAGCGTATGGCCAGCCCTCCACCGTGGGAGATTTGATTCCTGGTGGAGACCGAGAGCATTTTGTGTCTGCCAGTCAGCGGACGACATTGGAGGGTTCccctctccttccgccgtggggcgcggcagcccgggcggccgcagaatcagcagaagcgcctgcggGTTCAACCCTGCCTGCAGGATCATCCGCTCCCCCCTCGACATCTTCCCTCTGTTCCACGTCCGAAGTCCTGGCTCTCGCCCAGACAGCGCTCCGAGCCATGAGCGGAGGATTTAGGGCCGCATCTCCTCAAGCCGAGGAAAGccctgcgccagctgctggcgcgtccCCCCAGGGATTGAGCCGCCAGTCTTTCCTGCAAGCTCTCCTCCTGTCTTCGGCTCCAGTCGgatctgcggcgccgtctctgtcATCTGTGTGCACTGCTTCAGCTCCTGCCTCTGTCTCGAGGAATGCGGGCGCAGCTCATCTGGAGCGgatgctgcagcaggcggcagcggcagacaaGAGTTCTGTCGTGGGAGCCCCCTTCGGCGGTTTCTCACAGCCCTCGACGCCCCGGAGAGACGTGCTGAGGAATTCTAGTCTTTTCTCAGACGCCACGGGGCTGTCTGCTGAGGACGCCAACCGCGGGCTCAGCACGCAGGGCACCAGCACCTCTTCGATGACTGACCACGGCAGTGCTGGAGACACCACCGCGGCTGGAAAAGACGAAGAGTTGCATGCGAAACTTGGCTCTGGCACGCGTCAAGAGCAGAGCTCGATG GACTCCGTTGGCCTCCTTGGTCTTCTGGCTGCACTTCAGTCGTCCCAGTCTTCCCGCAACCGCGAGTCGCCCTCTTTGTCGCACCCGCTGCTCTCTTCTACTCTGATGGGCTCCATGCCGCCAGCTGCGTTCGCTACATCGTCTCCATCTTCCCAgtgcctttcttctccgccgtcttccaGCTGCTCATTGATGAAGGCTGATCCTTTGTTCTCCGATGTCTTGAAGTCCGCCCCCGAGGCGACAGCTGcccaggcggcggcaggccttTCGGCTAGCACTTTGGCTGCCTTCATCCAGAGAAACAATGCAGTCTCTGGACTCGCAGGGACCGATTTTCTTTCTCAGTTGCAGGGCAGAGGCTTTCGTCAGGCGTTCTCGTCGCCGGAGGCCTCTGTATTGCCCTCGTCTCTTTTGGCCGTCGGTGCTGAGCCCTTGAGATCGGATGGAGGCAGTGGCGCAGCTGCCAAGCATCCGAGCGCCCCTTTTCTGCAGTCCGCCCTGCGACTTCCGTCGCCTCATCAGGCTCTGCTGGAAACTTTGCTCGCCTCATCCTAcgcgtcctccgcttccACGTCTCTCCCAAGAAGCGACTGCGGCGAGCACCTCATCTCACTTGCTCCCTCTGCCGTGGGTTGCCTTCCCTCTGCCTCTCACTCAGGCGCGAATCTGGGTCAGACGCGCAAGACAGGCACCCGCGTGAATCGGCAGGGCGCTGGGTTGCAGAATGGCAGCGGTCGCGTGAGACGAGGTAGGAACACCCAGGGGGCTGGCTTGCCTCAGCATCAGACGTCTACCGACAGCGTAGTCTCTTCGTCCGCTTCCTCGACGCATGCGGGAGAGCTGTCCTCGTCATCGCATCCCCTCGATCTTCTGCGTCTGGGTTCTCTGATAAGCGGCGCAGTCAAGCGGGACATGTCCGTTCAGTCTGATGAAACGGTGACAGTCGTcggcgaggcctcgcagcgcagTAGCTCGCTTTCCCGGGGGCTTACTCAAGAgagtctgctgcagctgtctGACGGCAGCAACTCGAGCCGCGAAAGCGGGACCCCGGCGCTAGGCCCGTccaaggcggcgacggcgtcgtccttcgcctcggaGTCCATGGCCGCGTTGGACGAGGATGCAGTCGTTGCGGGGGCTCTGCCGGCTCCGCGTGCGCACACGTCGAGTTTCACACCTTCAAAGCCCCGGGAGAGTCGTCGGGGCGGAGCCCACGGGTCCAATGCACCGCCTCCCGTTCCTTTGAGAGCCGAGGTTTCTTTGGGAGGAAACCGGCCGCACTACCACGTGGCGAAGCAGGAGTGGCGGGTGCGGTACTACATGAACGGCAAGCGCAAGATGCGGACTTACAGTGCCAAGTTTTACGGCTACGACACCGCCCACAATATGGCGGAAGATTTTGCCCACTACGTCGACAAGCACGAGGCTCTACCAGATTCCATGATGATGGCAGCCATGATGCTTCAGGCGCAGGCCaacgcggcagctgcgtcggGACAGACagtccctctctcgcgcgccgtgaAGGCATCTGCCGGGAtgaccgccgcggcggctgtgcagatttcggcggcggccaaAAATGAGAGCGATTCAGGAGTCGAGGGctccgcgtctgtctgcgaTGCGTTTGACGTCCGGCCCGAGTCGTCTGAAGGCGGAGAGCATGGCGCGGTTGAGCAGCACTGcctcgcgtcgtccgcgtgcCTGAGCTCGCTCCCCGATCTCTCCAGTGCCGAGGCCACGGGGTTGGCTCCCGAAAGGgtggaaggagaggaagtcGTAGCGGAGGCCTCTTGGTTTCAAGGGGCTCGCAAGACGCCATCCCCTTCGGATGAGATCCTCTGCCCGTCTGCGCCCTCGGCTGACGAAGGTGGCGAGCCGGAGGGCTCGGGAGACGCCATTTGGGCTCTTCAAGACGCTGCTCCTGATCAAGGTGAGAATGGCCTGTCAGGTTGTAgggtgcgccgcgccgacacTGGATCAGAGGGGGAGATGCGGAAAGCGAAAGACGACAGTGTAGAAGGAAAGGGGGATCTAGGAAGCGGATGCGCAACCGAGAGACGCTTAAGTAGAGGAAAGCCCGGAGCCGAATCAAGCTTGAGAGAAGGCCAAGAGGACATGGGGGTGactgcgccttcgtcttttCAATCTCTTTCCTCGTCTCGATCCGCCTCGTTGGaccctctcgctctcccccgCCCCGGAGACGTGGACACTCAGGGCTTGCCCTCTGCTTTCACCGGCTCGTCCGCttgcggctctctctctctcgctagtgaaggcgccgccctgccgAGCGACGAATCGACATCAGAGCTTCCATTGCATTCCAGTCAACATGGTATCCAAGGATCTGCGAGTGAtccttcccttctctctcaggATGCTTGCCCGTCGACGCCCTTCCCGTTAACTAACGCTCACCGTGGTCAGAATGAGAGTATCTCTTTGCCTGGAGACGACGATGCGGATCCGCTACTTTCTCACCATGGGTGTCTCACGCCAGAATTTAAGGACGAGGGCGAACACTCCCGGCGTCGTTCACCACTCTGCGAAAGCTCAAACGGCGAGAGCTCCCCAGCACAGGACAACCCTCTTCCAACGGTCTCTTTCCACGCGCCTGGTGGCTCCCTCCGCCACGAGGCCGCCACGCCACAAAAAACTGACACGCTTCTCGCCGATGAAGTGGAAGGGAAGACGACAagcgtcgcggcgaccgcggtggcggcgacAGCCGTAAGCCACCAGATCTTCGACACAATCACCCTGTTCGGAGAGTTCCTACGCGAATTCGCCAGGGACAAGGTCGTGCAATTCGATGAGCACGGATTCGACGCAACGCCTCACAAACCGACCGCAGTCAGCTTGCGTTTAACAGGGGAGCTGGCGCAGTCAGGGTCGACTGGcctggcgtcgcctcgcctgaACAGCCAAGGGTGCGCTAAAGGAGAGGCagggagcgacggcgccagTCTGCCTGCAGGAGGGAGTGGGCTTGTAGCTAACGAGGCGCAGTTTGCTCTCGCTCGCGATCTGTTCCCAGCGGATGCCCTCGAGTGCGCCGGCGAGACCAAGCCGAGACTGAGCTCGCCAGAGCTTCTCGTTTTGTCCCACTCCCTCGTAAACCTCACGTCGTCGACGTACGTTCTCATGCACACTCTCAAGTCTTCGCTGACGAAGTCGACCGACCAGGTGCAGCTTCACCAGTCTCTGCttgagcgcagcggcgaacaGCTGGAGCAGACGGCAAAGGCAGACGGGAGTGAGGACTCTGAGGGTCGCGAAAAGCCTCGATATCCAACGCTGAGCGAACAGGTCGCTTCCGCAGATCTAACTGTCACTCccgagacgcgcccgcctctgTCGGGGCTTCCGTCGTTCGAATCAGAAGAGCTGGCTGCGTCCTCATCTGATGCGAAAGAGGAGGATGACATGGGGGACAGCGAAGCAGCGAGTCGCGGCAGCAGTGCGCGAGACCCAGGCCTCATGGATGTCAACGAGGCGCCGACAAGAGAAAGCGCCTCGTCTGAGGCCGCAAAGTCAGGGGACTCGGAATCCGCACAGGTGCAGGCGGCAAGAGAGCGCCAAGGTGAAGGGGATCGAAAGAAGCCCAGCGTAATCGCCACAGCGCTCAGCCTCTTGGAAACCCACCAGCACCTGGCGTCGACAATTTCACAGCTCCGAGGGCCCGTGTCCCAGCAACTGCGTTTTATCCTCCATATCGCGGCGCCCCAGCTGCTTCCGTGTGCCTTGCCCCCGCTAGCATCGCCGCGAGACACCTGCgacgaggagggggaggcgccgcccacgAGCGCCGACCAGCAGCTGGAAGACGTTGAGGGCAGCTTGGCTGTGGATGAAATgcccagcagctgcggcgacggcgatacgtgcaaggcgaagaggccgagaGAGGATGACGGCGCCGTTTCGCggggcgagacgcagacacaggGCGTCGATCACCGGACCTCCCCGCGAGCGTCTCGAGTGCTTCAGGACGAGGCAGCTTTGGAGCGCCTTCTGCTTGAGCCCTTCGAGGAGACGCAGTCTTGCTCCTGCGCAGACAAGCCCTGCCCCTGCGACCGCCAGCAGGTCGCGGACATGGTCTACTTGCTCTACGCCATTCCCGCCCGCCAGCAAGCCTCGCGAGTCTGCCCTGCGTGGGAGGGCGACAGTGCGGCGGCCGAGAAGGACGTCGCGCTAAGGTTGGACACGGGGCGCGAAGAACCCAAGGCGGGCGAGACCCTCGGCACGATGAGTTTGCCGGGAGAGTCCTGcgaagagagccgcggacAGCTGCTGGTGCGCTCGCCCGACGGCGAGACAGCCGGAGAAGCCTCGGCGCCGGTCTCCGCACTGCGTGCCGAAGGGCAGAGCGCCGGGCGCAGgtcgttttcctcctcttcgcttctgGCAGCGGGCCGGGCgatcgcctccttctcgtcgtcgctcgcgggcgtGCCTGTGGCTGGCTCGGGGGGCAGCGACGGAAACGGATGCCTGCACCTGGGGGATCTCTCGAGCGTTGGGCTCTTGAGCCTTTCGTATCCGGCGATGTTGGCTTTTAttcttcctcttcagtcTCTCCTGCACACGGTGTCGGGAATGATTCTGAGTCTCCACAAGAAGCTCATTCACCGATTCATCTGCGCGCATCTCCAGCTGCTTCTCTCAGAGGACCGCGCGTTGGACGCCTCGCGGgagcggaagaggagacaccAGATGCAGGAGGAGAAAGCTCGTAAGAAGACGAACGTGTGTAGCCCCGAGGGAGGAAATTCGGCTGTAGTAGAtgtggcgcaggcgcgcacagATGAGGCGGAGAGAGTTGAGCACTCCTTCGCTGCTCCCGACGCGActtcgctcgcgcagaaTGCAAGTGGGCAACTACCCCCATCTGCGCTCGGTGTGAGCCACGTGAAAGCCGTCCCGGAGCTTCTCTCGCTGAACTACTTGACGGAGGAAGCCTCCGCGCGGAAGCAGGGCACTGCGCCTagcagaggcgcagccgctgccttggaggacgaggagggccCGCAGAAGTCAGACGAAGAGACGACTTCCCTACTTTTGTCGACGACGCAGGCCCCCCATcccggcgcgtctgcgtctttcctggatggcggcgacggcgctttATCTCCGCGCCCGTCCCTCGCCTCTGAGCCCTCGGCCCTAGGCCTTCAGGAGCTGGAGCAGGAGAAAGCCAAGGCGTTTTCTGGTCTCTTTCCCCCTTTCACCTCTTCCGTGTCACCCCTCGCGCCAGGTCGCGAGGCGTGA
- a CDS encoding hypothetical protein (encoded by transcript BESB_044850): MTEADFDLKEVRSSSASASVELRVRRFVLYRKKPWLLRTPAPQEISEKPPESAGEKAGIQLSGGASGETEGQAAASADASGAPPPAEGKASTTTTTEPPKSIEELFPTLTWLFSSFYFLYCILCIFLGGLLHLSTHWFVSLDCVVGFSRASIQEATHVLVVPPSGKPLEHRTLCSLARLPDQICFFYRKKKFLFVPSTGIFQPLRFPKDRPLVEYLKWKGLDATAPPSPVRGEAASSPVPSSALPSSGSGKPLLPDWNPSEDSAVPVVQAKYGSNDYDIPIPTFRELFKEHAVSPFFVFQMLCVSLWLIDEYWQYSLFTLVMLVLLECQMVKKRLKDFQQLRAMRIPPRPVHVFRSGAWIPLRSDLLLPGDIIAITGSSKPDAAVCPVDALLLQGSAVVNEATLTGAPARSAEAADLQRPATDEEERQGVRVSDADGAEPRQKADASESIPQTKAALELDDCVGETHSNKAKTDKQLPEADEVRLDMESRNKQNVIFAGTSVILHRNEHANFLKTKVPEKGCVAYVLRTAFSTTQGKLVRTILFSHGRVTVACREAWYFLGLLLMLALCASAYVLREGIRNADRSRFKLFLSCSHIVMAVVPAEFPITLSLAVTMSLLFLFTQKIFCTEPFRVPYAGRVDVCAFDKTGTLTSDSMRVRGIYGACASSPRTRQSASQTECVAEEETLLTQCLPFETVAVVGSCHALALVDGQLLGDPLEKAAFTSVGWTLASPDCALSAPRPRPLPTSSSTQQTRISVVRRFPFSSVLQRMTVVARLEGARMPWCGPAAAAEAAAAAFASNAEKVRDGPSGVFVASKGSPEMMKNFLKDVPPFYDSLYTGFCMKGYRVLTLAYREAESNLAHAERWELEKDLVFAGFLVVTCPIKAGTKTDIDIVSRAGHRAIMVTGDSPLTACQVAIDVGIFREGSTVGEAGFPENGAGRGDDEKEQELELKPLTRPVLILKCGKSADEPSAHDDGAATPGAAPAAAGLRQRRSQPSRSPGVASASPLAPALENFYWESRDGQMRVSLLSALGPAKAASRDATGCWTPFSSEGLAQLGADFHLCLTGPVIASLLEACGAETAREQVQILRPLLPYVGVFARMSPQQKELILLAFKASGLVTLMCGDGTNDVGALKAAHVGVSLLCQEANVPAAGRSRQEAERKRKEDAQCRALVASGRGWSVFGAGGVDAPQKPETSVAVACAAPAKPGVSAGSTALQKEFERRMEDIWSQTDDGPPLVRLGDASIASPFTFKGDSIRCVPLILRSGRATLVTVVMMYKLMALNSVITAFALSVLTLDGVKLGDFQTSVENVLCTVLTMLISKTRPSLEMGPCRPIASIFHPTVFLSLVLQASLHTYTLYTAWDLARALRAPDYTPNLDGHFEPNLVNSVVFLLIASMHASTFLSNYEGAPFMAPLLENRPLFVTLGFLVGLLLLLVFEVLPELNETLSLVPFPSYEFKTQIVALVFLDLGGAWLVAWMLRKIGWRWARHSARKAKPL, encoded by the exons ATGACTGAGGCAGATTTCGACCTGAAGGAGGTGAGGAGCTCCTCCGCTTCAGCATCCGTTGAGCTGCGAGTCCGGCGTTTCGTGCTGTATCGCAAGAAACCATGGCTGCTGCG CACCCCCGCTCCACAAGAAATATCGGAAAAGCCACCAGAGAGCGCGGGGGAGAAGGCAGGCATTCAACTGAGCGGAGGAGCGAGCGGGGAGACAGAAGGccaggcggctgcctccgcagacgccagtggcgctcctccgcccgcTGAAGGCAAAGCGTCTACAACGACGACTACTGAGCCCCCTAAGAGTATTGAAGAACTTTTTCCAACCTTGACGTGGCTTTTTTCATCGTTTTATTTCCTGTACTGCATTCTGTGCATCTTTCTCGGAGGTCTGCTGCACCTGAGCACCCACTGGTTCGTAAGCCTGGACTGTGTGGTCGGGTTTTCTCGCGCGTCAATCCAGGAAGCGACGCACGTGCTAGTCGTCCCGCCCAGCGGGAAGCCCTTAGAGCACCGGACGCTGTGTTCTTtggcgcgtctgccggaCCAGATTTGCTTCTTTTACCGGAAAAAGAAGTTCCTTTTCGTTCCTTCCACAGGAATCTTTCAGCCCCTGCGCTTCCCCAAAGACCGTCCTCTCGTCGAGTACCTCAAATGGAAAGGCCTAGATgcgactgcgccgccgtctcctgtCCGCGGTGAGGCCGCGTCATCGCCTGTGccgtcttctgcgctgccAAGCAGCGGTAGCGGGAAGCCGCTTCTTCCAGACTGGAATCCCTCAGAAGATTCTGCCGTTCCAGTTGTGCAGGCCAAGTACGGCTCGAATGACTACGACATCCCCATCCCGACCTTCCGCGAGTTGTTCAAGGAGCACGCggtctctcccttcttcgtGTTTCAGatgctctgcgtctctctctggctgATCGACGAGTACTGGCAGTACAGTCTCTTCACCTTGGTGATGCTTGTCCTGCTCGAGTGTCAGATGGTGAAGAAGCGCCTGAAGGACTTTCAGCAGCTTCGCGCGATGCGCATTCCGCCCCGCCCCGTGCACGTCTTCCGCTCGGGGGCCTGGATTCCGCTCCGTTCAGATCTCCTTCTTCCAGGGGACATCATCGCCATCACAGGCTCGAGCAAGCCCGACGCAGCCGTGTGCCCGGTGGACGCTCTCCTCCTTCAGGGATCTGCCGTCGTCAACGAAGCGACCCTCACAGGTGCCCCCGCCCGCTCGGCTGAAGCTGCTGACCTGCAGCGACCCGCgaccgacgaagaagagaggcagggTGTTAGAGtcagcgacgcagacggcgcagagccaaggcagaaggcagacgcTA GCGAGTCCATTCCGCAAACGAAAGCAGCTCTAGAGCTGGACGACTGCGTAGGTGAGACGCACAGCAACAAGGCGAAGACCGACAAGCAGCTGCCTGAGGCAGACGAGGTTCGCCTTGATATGGAGTCGCGGAATAAGCAGAACGTCATCTTTGCGGGTACCTCAGTTATCCTTCACCGAAATGAGCACGCGAATTTCCTCAAGACAAAGGTTCCAGAGAAAGGCTGTGTCGCATACGTGCTCCGAACCGCCTTCAGCACGACGCAG GGAAAGCTCGTGAGGACGATTCTGTTCTCTCACGGGCGCGTGACCGTGGCGTGTCGGGAGGCTTGGTACTTCCTCGGCCTGCTGCTTATGTTGGCGCTCTGTGCGTCGGCGTATGTGCTGCGCGAGGGCATTCGCAACGCCGATCGCTCCCGTTTCAagctcttcctctcttgcTCGCACATCGTGATGGCTGTCGTGCCTGCGGAGTTCCCCATCACGCTCTCGCTGGCCGTCACCatgtctctcctctttctcttcacCCAAAAGATTTTCTGCACAGAGCCATTCCGCGTGCCCTACGCCGGCCGGGTCGACGTCTGCGCATTCGACAAAACTGGCACGCTGACCTCCGACTCGATGCGCGTGAGGGGAATCTATGGAGCCTGCGCAagctcgccgcggacgcgccagTCGGCGTCGCAGACAGAGTGcgtcgccgaagaagagacgcttCTCACGCAG TGTCTGCCGTTCGAGACCGTCGCGGTGGTTGGCTCCTGCCACGCACTCGCCCTCGTCGACGGTCAGCTGCTGGGCGATCCCCTGGAGAAGGCCGCCTTCACATCCGTCGGATGgactctcgcctcgcccgaCTGCGctctttctgcgcctc gcccgcggccgctgcccaCCAGCTCGTcaacgcagcagacgcgcatcTCGGTTGTGCGCCGATTTCCGTTCTCCTCTGTGCTGCAAAGAATGACCGTGGTAGCGCGtctggagggcgcgcgcaTGCCCTGGTGTGgccccgcggctgcagctgaggcagcggccgcagcctttGCGAGCAACGCGGAAAAAGTTCGCGACGGCCCGtccggcgtcttcgtcgcctcgaAGGGCTCTCCAGAGATGATGAAGAACTTCCTTAAAGACGTCCCGCCGTTCTACGACAGCTTGTACACGGGATTCTGCATGAAG gGATATCGCGTCCTCACGCTTGCCtacagagaggcagagtcGAACCTCGCACACGCCGAGCGTTGGGAGCTGGAGAAGGACCTGGTTTTTGCAGGCTTTTTGGTCGTCACATGCCCCATCAAAGCCGGCACAAAGACGGACATCGACATtgtctcgcgcgcaggccacAGGGCCATTATGGTCACCGGAGACAGCCCTTTGACGGCGTGCCAAGTGGCGATCGACGTCGGGATTTTCCGCGAGGGCTCGACGGTGGGTGAGGCTGGATTCCCTGAGAACGGCGCgggacgcggcgacgacgagaaggagcAGGAACTCGAATTGAAGCCCCTGACGCGCCCTGTTCTGATTCTGAAGTGCGGAAAGTCCGCGGATGAGCCGTCTGCTCATGATGacggggcggcgacgccgggcgccgctccggcggcggcgggactTCGTCAGCGTCGCAGCCAGCCTTCGCGGTCGCCAGGAGTGGCATCGGCGTCGCCCCTTgcgccggcgctggagaACTTTTATTGGGAGAGTCGCGACGGCCAAATGCGGGTCTCCCTGCTGTCCGCCCTGGGgcccgcgaaggccgcaagcagagacgcgacggGATGCTGGACCCCGTTTTCCTCcgagggcctcgcgcagctcggcgcAGACTTCCACCTGTGTTTGACGGGGCCTGTGATTGCGTCTCTGCTggaggcgtgcggcgcggagacggcgcgggaGCAGGTGCAGattctgcggcctctgctgccgtACGTGGGCGTTTTCGCGCGGATGTCGCCCCAGCAGAAAGAGCTCATCCTGCTCGCTTTCAAGGCTTCCGGCCTCGTCACGCTGAtgtgcggcgacggcacaAACGACGTCGGCGCGCTCAAGGCCGCACacgtcggcgtctcgctgctctGCCAGGAGGCCAACGTgcccgcggcgggccgcagccgccaggaGGCAGAGCGGAAGCGCAAGGAAGACGCCCAGTGCAGGGCCCTGGTCGCCTCCGGGCGAGGCTGGAGTGTCTTCGGGGCAGGAGGGGTCGACGCGCCTCAGAAGCCAGAGACATCGGTCGCTgtcgcgtgtgcagcgcccgcgaagccaggcgtctctgccggTTCGACGGCACTGCAGAAGGAGTTTGAGCGGCGGATGGAGGACATTTGGAGTCAGACGGACGACGGGCCGCCGCTGGTGCGTTTGGGCGACGCCTCGATTGCCTCGCCCTTCACATTCAAGGGCGACTCCATTCGCTGTGTTCCGCTGATTCTCAGATCAGGGCGGGCGACGCTGGTCACCGTGGTGATGATGTACAAGCTGATGGCGCTGAACTCTGTGATCACGGCGTTTGCGCTCTCCGTGCTGACTCTGGACGGCGTGAAGTTGGGGGACTTTCAGACGAGCGTGGAAAACGTGCTGTGCACCGTGTTGACGATGCTGATCTCCAAGACGCGGCCTTCGCTGGAAATGGGGCCGTGCCGGCCGATCGCGTCGATTTTTCATCCGACTGTCTTTCTGTCCCTGGTCCTGCAAGCCTCGCTTCACACGTACACCCTGTACACGGCCTGggacctcgcgcgcgcgctgcgtgcgccggACTATACGCCGAACCTCGACGGGCACTTTGAGCCGAACCTGGTCAactccgtcgtcttccttctcatCGCCTCCATGCACGCCTCGACCTTCCTGAGTAACTACGAAGGCGCGCCCTTCATGGCGCCTCTGTTGGAAAACCGGCCGCTCTTTGTCACGCTCGGCTTTCTGGTCGGCTTACTCCTGCTTCTCGTCTTTGAGGTGCTTCCCGAATTGAATGAAACGCTCTCGCTCGTGCCCTTCCCCTCCTACGAGTTCAAAACACAaatcgtcgccctcgtcttcctcgacttgggcggcgcctggctcGTCGCGTGGATGCTCAGAAAGATCGGCTGGCGGTGGGCGCGGCACAGCGCCCGCAAAGCCAAGCCTCTGTGA